In one window of Cytophagaceae bacterium ABcell3 DNA:
- the dapF gene encoding diaminopimelate epimerase codes for MILHFYKYQGTGNDFVMIDNRKELLDPEDHQLIAKLCDRRFGIGGDGLILLEDHTNYDFQMVYFNSDGRQSSMCGNGGRCIVKFAYDLRVIGDTTSFIAIDGEHEACVKNGIVHLKMVDVKGLELIGNDRFLDTGSPHYIQFVDSIKDFPVVEEGRKIRYNDRFKKEGTNVNFVRKEGSSSLVVRTYERGVEDETWSCGTGVTASAIAAFPEGVDEPVKIKTLGGDLSVSFKKNDSLYYNVYLNGPAVQVYKGEIEI; via the coding sequence ATGATTTTACACTTTTACAAATATCAGGGAACAGGTAATGATTTTGTGATGATCGATAACCGGAAGGAGCTTTTGGATCCTGAAGATCATCAATTAATTGCAAAATTGTGCGACAGGCGTTTCGGTATCGGCGGGGACGGACTTATACTTTTAGAAGACCATACCAATTATGATTTCCAAATGGTCTACTTTAACTCCGATGGCAGGCAGAGTTCTATGTGTGGTAACGGAGGCAGGTGTATTGTTAAATTTGCCTACGATTTGCGCGTAATTGGAGATACTACTTCTTTTATTGCCATAGACGGTGAGCATGAGGCCTGTGTGAAAAATGGCATTGTTCACCTCAAGATGGTAGACGTGAAGGGTTTAGAGCTTATTGGAAATGATCGTTTCCTAGATACGGGCTCTCCCCATTATATACAATTTGTTGATTCCATAAAAGATTTCCCTGTAGTAGAGGAAGGACGGAAAATTCGATATAATGATAGGTTTAAGAAAGAGGGGACCAATGTAAACTTTGTCCGGAAGGAAGGGTCTAGTTCACTTGTCGTTAGAACGTATGAACGGGGGGTGGAAGATGAAACATGGAGTTGTGGAACGGGCGTTACTGCTTCGGCAATAGCTGCTTTTCCTGAAGGTGTTGATGAACCTGTTAAAATTAAAACATTAGGAGGTGACCTTTCAGTGTCTTTTAAGAAAAATGATAGTTTGTATTACAATGTATATTTGAACGGTCCTGCCGTACAGGTTTATAAAGGTGAAATTGAAATATAA